A region of Necator americanus strain Aroian chromosome I, whole genome shotgun sequence DNA encodes the following proteins:
- a CDS encoding hypothetical protein (NECATOR_CHRI.G3439.T1) has translation MDGGKLASAISMESLNSVSTESCSQVRTLFVSGLPMDAKPRELYLLFRAYRGYESSLLKMTAKNGKPTSPVGFVTFQTSKDADDARKALQGVRFDPDCAQVLRLELAKSNTKVSRPKQSPPPVIPIAAPSLQTMPQFLAPLQPAEAIVLDQHPLLLDQHQLLSLSLPRFPATAQSLPFAGILQSDGAYHQNAAIFQAALGLGAQNPALQGCSTLFVANLSPGVTEDELRSVFKAFAGFTRLRMHTKNGSSVAFIEYSSLASATSAMMALQGFQLGSSERGGLRIEYARNKMADVNG, from the coding sequence ATGGATGGCGGCAAGCTAGCGTCCGCTATTTCCATGGAATCGCTCAATTCCGTCAGTACTGAGTCGTGTTCGCAAGTTCGTACGCTGTTCGTGTCCGGTCTGCCAATGGATGCGAAACCTCGCGAACTATACCTACTATTCCGTGCCTACCGTGGTTACGAGAGTTCATTGCTCAAAATGACGGCGAAAAACGGTAAGCCCACATCGCCGGTGGGCTTCGTGACGTTCCAGACCAGCAAGGATGCGGACGATGCTCGTAAAGCCTTACAAGGAGTACGTTTCGATCCGGACTGTGCGCAGGTACTACGTCTTGAACTCGCCAAATCGAATACAAAGGTCAGTCGGCCGAAACAATCACCTCCGCCCGTTATTCCTATTGCGGCACCCTCCCTACAGACGATGCCTCAATTCTTGGCACCGCTCCAACCCGCCGAAGCTATCGTTCTTGATCAACATCCGCTACTTCTCGACCAGCATCAACTGCTTTCACTCAGTCTTCCTCGATTCCCTGCTACTGCTCAATCTCTGCCTTTTGCCGGTATTCTGCAGTCTGATGGTGCATATCACCAGAACGCTGCAATATTTCAGGCCGCGCTGGGACTTGGAGCGCAGAATCCTGCGCTTCAGGGCTGTTCCACATTGTTTGTTGCGAATTTGAGTCCCGGTGTAACCGAAGACGAATTGCGGTCTGTATTCAAGGCTTTTGCTGGCTTCACAAGACTTCGAATGCATACGAAGAACGGCTCCTCTGTGGCTTTCATCGAATACTCGTCGCTAGCTTCAGCGACGAGTGCGATGATGGCACTACAAGGCTTCCAGTTGGGTTCTTCTGAACGTGGTGGTTTACGGATCGAGTACGCTCGTAATAAGATGGCTGATGTGAACGGCTGA